One Ahaetulla prasina isolate Xishuangbanna chromosome 1, ASM2864084v1, whole genome shotgun sequence DNA window includes the following coding sequences:
- the ALDH6A1 gene encoding methylmalonate-semialdehyde dehydrogenase [acylating], mitochondrial isoform X4: MAVVAAVRGSQGGRRFWFEICRKTNFNWHSSSFISSSSVPTTKLFIDGKFVESKSKEWIEIYNPATNEVVGRVPKATQSEMEAAVASCKKALPSWSEVSVLSRQQIFLRYQQLIKDNLKEISKLITLEQGKTLADAEGDVFRGLQVVEHACSVTSLMLGETLPSITKDMDTCTYRLPLGVCAGIAPFNFPAMIPLWMFPMAMVCGNTFLMKPSERVPGALMFLAQLLQDAGAPDGTLNIIHGQHEAVNFICDHPDIKAISFVGSNQAGEYIYERGSKHGKRIQANMGAKNHGVVMPDANKENTLNQLIGAAFGAAGQRCMALSAAVLVGESRKWLPELVEKAKNLRVNAGDQPGADLGPLISPQAKERVCQLIDSGAKEGANILLDGRKIRVKGFENGNFVGPTILGKVKGSFGSFQSSPMGRTWHGSVETCSSCLISLQRQPELCILNF; the protein is encoded by the exons ATGGCGGTTGTGGCTGCAGTTCGGGGGTCGCAGGGAGGGCGGCGCTTCTGGTTCGAG ATCTGTAGAAAGACAAATTTCAACTGGCATTCCTCATcatttatttcctcctcttcagtg CCAACAACCAAGTTGTTCATTGATGGCAAGTTTGTGGAATCAAAAAGTAAGGAATGGATTGAAATCTACAACCCT GCTACCAATGAAGTTGTTGGTCGAGTCCCAAAAGCCACACAGAGTGAGATGGAAGCAGCAGTGGCTTCATGCAAAAAGGCTTTGCCGAGCTGGTCTGAGGTATCTGTTCTGAGTCGACAGCAAATCTTTCTGCGGTACCAGCAGCTTATCAAGGATAATCTG AAAGAAATTTCAAAACTGATCACCTTGGAGCAAGGAAAGACTTTGGCTGATGCAGAGGGAGATGTGTTCCGGGGCCTCC AGGTTGTTGAACATGCATGTAGTGTGACATCTCTTATGTTGGGAGAAACCCTTCCCTCCATTACTAAAGACATGGACACTTGCACCTATCGCTTGCCTCTGGGTGTGTGTGCAGGCATTGCACCTTTTAATTTCCCAGCTATGATTCCTCTTTGGATGTTTCCTATGGCCATGGTGTGTGGAAACACCTTCTTGATGAAGCCCTCGGAGCGTGTTCCAGGAGCCCTTATGTTTCTTGCCCAGCTGTTGCAGGATGCTGGTGCACCTGATGGAACACTAAACATTATCCATGGACAACATGAAG ctgTGAACTTTATTTGTGATCATCCCGATATTAAAGCCATCAGCTTTGTTGGATCTAATCAGGCTGGAGAATATATCTATGAAAGAGGTTCAAAACATGGCAAGAGAATCCAGGCCAATATG GGAGCTAAGAATCATGGAGTAGTGATGCCGGATGCCAATAAGGAGAACACACTAAATCAACTGATTGGAGCAGCTTTTGGAGCTGCTGGCCAGCGGTGCATGGCATTATCTGCTGCAGTCTTGGTAGGGGAGTCTCGGAAATGGCTACCAGAACTGGTGGAAAAAGCAAAGAACTTGCGGGTTAATGCAG GAGATCAGCCTGGAGCAGATCTGGGACCCCTGATCAGCCCGCAGGCTAAGGAACGGGTCTGCCAATTGATTGACAGTGGAGCAAAGGAAGGGGCTAATATTCTTCTTGATGGTCGAAAAATCAGAGTGAAAGGATTTGAAAATGGCAATTTTGTTGGACCAACTATTCTTGGTAAAGTCAAG
- the ALDH6A1 gene encoding methylmalonate-semialdehyde dehydrogenase [acylating], mitochondrial isoform X5, protein MAVVAAVRGSQGGRRFWFEICRKTNFNWHSSSFISSSSVPTTKLFIDGKFVESKSKEWIEIYNPATNEVVGRVPKATQSEMEAAVASCKKALPSWSEVSVLSRQQIFLRYQQLIKDNLKEISKLITLEQGKTLADAEGDVFRGLQVVEHACSVTSLMLGETLPSITKDMDTCTYRLPLGVCAGIAPFNFPAMIPLWMFPMAMVCGNTFLMKPSERVPGALMFLAQLLQDAGAPDGTLNIIHGQHEAVNFICDHPDIKAISFVGSNQAGEYIYERGSKHGKRIQANMGAKNHGVVMPDANKENTLNQLIGAAFGAAGQRCMALSAAVLVGESRKWLPELVEKAKNLRVNAGDQPGADLGPLISPQAKERVCQLIDSGAKEGANILLDGRKIRVKGFENGNFVGPTILGKVKGVQFYTQLKTVISQWKEEDATVTKPAVVMPTMGN, encoded by the exons ATGGCGGTTGTGGCTGCAGTTCGGGGGTCGCAGGGAGGGCGGCGCTTCTGGTTCGAG ATCTGTAGAAAGACAAATTTCAACTGGCATTCCTCATcatttatttcctcctcttcagtg CCAACAACCAAGTTGTTCATTGATGGCAAGTTTGTGGAATCAAAAAGTAAGGAATGGATTGAAATCTACAACCCT GCTACCAATGAAGTTGTTGGTCGAGTCCCAAAAGCCACACAGAGTGAGATGGAAGCAGCAGTGGCTTCATGCAAAAAGGCTTTGCCGAGCTGGTCTGAGGTATCTGTTCTGAGTCGACAGCAAATCTTTCTGCGGTACCAGCAGCTTATCAAGGATAATCTG AAAGAAATTTCAAAACTGATCACCTTGGAGCAAGGAAAGACTTTGGCTGATGCAGAGGGAGATGTGTTCCGGGGCCTCC AGGTTGTTGAACATGCATGTAGTGTGACATCTCTTATGTTGGGAGAAACCCTTCCCTCCATTACTAAAGACATGGACACTTGCACCTATCGCTTGCCTCTGGGTGTGTGTGCAGGCATTGCACCTTTTAATTTCCCAGCTATGATTCCTCTTTGGATGTTTCCTATGGCCATGGTGTGTGGAAACACCTTCTTGATGAAGCCCTCGGAGCGTGTTCCAGGAGCCCTTATGTTTCTTGCCCAGCTGTTGCAGGATGCTGGTGCACCTGATGGAACACTAAACATTATCCATGGACAACATGAAG ctgTGAACTTTATTTGTGATCATCCCGATATTAAAGCCATCAGCTTTGTTGGATCTAATCAGGCTGGAGAATATATCTATGAAAGAGGTTCAAAACATGGCAAGAGAATCCAGGCCAATATG GGAGCTAAGAATCATGGAGTAGTGATGCCGGATGCCAATAAGGAGAACACACTAAATCAACTGATTGGAGCAGCTTTTGGAGCTGCTGGCCAGCGGTGCATGGCATTATCTGCTGCAGTCTTGGTAGGGGAGTCTCGGAAATGGCTACCAGAACTGGTGGAAAAAGCAAAGAACTTGCGGGTTAATGCAG GAGATCAGCCTGGAGCAGATCTGGGACCCCTGATCAGCCCGCAGGCTAAGGAACGGGTCTGCCAATTGATTGACAGTGGAGCAAAGGAAGGGGCTAATATTCTTCTTGATGGTCGAAAAATCAGAGTGAAAGGATTTGAAAATGGCAATTTTGTTGGACCAACTATTCTTGGTAAAGTCAAG